Within Kiloniellales bacterium, the genomic segment TCGCGGCCTCGGACGAGAGCGCCGAGAGCGGCGGCGCCGGGGCGCCGCCGGGCAGCATCAGCAGCACCGCGAGGGTGACGACCCAGCCGCAGGCGAGGAAGACGAAGACCTGCTCGAAGACCCCGGCGCCCGAACCGGGAGTCGCCTCGTCCTGGTAGACCCGCAGCGAGCCGTAGGCCCAGCCGATCCCCGCGGCGAGCGCCAGCCAGTCGCCCGCGTTGCGCGGCCAGGGAAAGCCGCCCTCGGCGCCCAGGATGACCGCCAGCCCCGCGAGGCCGAGCGCCAGCGCCGCGAGGCGGGTCGCCGTGATCCGCTCGCCCAGCAGGAAGCGGCCGAGGATCGTGCTCCACACCGGGGTCAGGTAGAACAGCAGGATCGAGCGGACCACATCGGTATAGGCCAGGCTGACGGCATAGAAGGCGAAGGCCGAGCCGGTCAGGAAGCCGGTGATGATCAGGCCGAGACCGCCCGCCTTGAGCGCGCCGCGCCGCCGCAAGGCGGCCGGGACCAGTACCGCGACCGCCGGCAGGAAGAAGACGGCCGCGCCCCAGCCGCCGGGCAGGCCGCCCTCCTCGGCCACGCGCATGGGAATCCAGAACAGGCCCCAGAGCGCGCCCGACAGGGCGACCGCCAGGGTCGGCAGCAGGTCGGGCCGGGCCCTGAGCAGGGCCGAGGTCATCGTGTGGCGCCGCCGTTGCTGCTGTCGCCGGGCGTCTCGCCCAGCCACTGGTCGAGATAGCCCCGCGCGATCGCCAGGGCCTCGGGCCGGTCGACCGGCTGCACCCCCTGCGCGAGGCGCAGCCAGAGGCCGTCTATCAGCACCGCCAGGCCGCTGGCCGCCCGCTCGGCCTTGGGCCGCGGCAGCACCGCCTTGAATCCGTGCAGCAGGTTGCTGTGCATGCGCCGCTGCATGACCCGCTGGATCCGGGCGAAGCCGGGCGCGCGCGGCACCTCGGCCAGGAAGGCGAGCCAGGCCCGCGCCACCTCGGGCGTGAAGCTGCGCGCCGCGAAGTTGCCCTCGATCACCGCCATCAGGCGCTCGCGCGGGGTCTGCGCGGTGCGGAGCAGGGCCACCACCTCGGCCGAGAGCTCGGCGTTGGCCCGGCGCATGGCGGCCTCGAGCAGGGCCGTCTTGTCCTTGAAGTAGTGGTGCACGATGCCCTGGGACATGCCCAGCGTCGAGGCGACCCGCGCCACGGTCGCGCCCTGCAGGCCGTGGCGGCGCAGCGTCTCCAGCGCCGCTTCGGTCAGGTCGCGCCGCCTGACGTCCTCGATCCGAGTTCTCAAAGACCGTCCTTCCGGAACCTTGGTTGACCGTCCAATATTCTGGTCATAGCATCAGATCCGGCCGCGTGAGACAAGACGAAGAAGCCGGAGGGAGGGGAAGATGGCCCGGGACAACGTTCTGCGGATCGATTTCGACAAGGACGTCGGCGCGGAAGCCGAGCGCGGCTACACCCTGCCCGCGCGCTACTACCTCGACCCCGAGGTCTACGAACGCGAGAAGCAGGCGATCTTCTACAGGAACTGGCACTTCGTCGCGCACGCGAGCCAGCTGCGCGACGCCGGCGACTACGTCACCCTGCGCCTGGCCGACGAGAGCCTCTGCGTCGTGCGCGGGGGCGACGGCCAACTGCGCGGCTTCTTCAACGTCTGCAAGCACCGCGCCCACGAGTTGCTCAGCGGCACCGGCAACACGCGCACCATCGTCTGCCCCTATCACGCCTGGGTCTACGCCCTCGACGGCCGGCTGGAGAACGCGCGCAAGACCGAAGAGCTGCCGGGCTTCGACAAGAGCGGCATCTGCCTTACCGAATTCAAGGTCGAGGAGGCTGCGGGGCTGGTCTTCGTCTCGCTCGACCCCGAGGCCGAGCCCCTGGAGAGCGTCGCCGGCGACCTGCTCGACGACTTACGCAGCCGGATCCCGAACCTGGAGGCGTTCCGCGTGGTCGAGACCTTCTCCTTCGGCGAGAGCGCCGGGATGAAGGCCAACTGGAAGGTGGTCGTCGACAACTTCCTGGAGTGCTACCACTGCACGCCGGCCCACCCGGCCTTCGCCGACATGATCGACCTGCCGTCCTACCAGGTCGATACCGCCAGGCTCTGGTCGCGGCAGCTCGGCCCCAAGACCAGCGCGCACAACCGGGCCTACGACTTCGACGCCGCCGGCGCCTTCCCGGGCGCGGCCTTCTGGTACTTCTGGCCGACCACCACGATCAACCTGATGCCCGGCAGCGGCCACCTCGCCATTCTGTCGATCCTGCCGGTCGACCTGGAGACCACGGTCTTCGCCGGCCAGCGCCTCGCCCTGGGCGACGATGCAGAAGAGAACCAGGCCGCCTTCGACTATCTCGGCGCGGTGCTCGGCCCGGAGGACCAGGGCCTCTGCGAATCGGTGCAGCGCGGCCTCAAGTCCCGCTCCTACAACCAGGGCCGCTTCGTCGTGCACCCGGCCGAGAGCGGCATCAGCGAGCACGCCGTCCACCACTTCCACCGCCTCGTCCTCGACGCCCTCGACGAGGGCTGAGGGCTAAACAAAAAGCTCGAATTACCACAGAGACACAGAGAACCAAACAAAGTGGGTTGCGCGCAGAGCGCGCCAAAGAACTTTGGTTTTTCCTCTGTGTTCTCTGTGTCTCTGTGGTGAGACTGTTTTTGTTACCCAGCGTCAGCCGCCGGCGATCTGGGGCATGATGTGGACCTCGGCGTCGGGCGGGATCGGCTGCAGCCAGGCGTCCTGGTAGATCTGGCCGTCGATCGCCACCGCCGGGCCCGCGTCGAGGTGGGGCTTGAGCGCGGGATAGCGCTCGCCCAGCGCGGTGAAGAGCTGGCGCACCGTCTCGGCCTCGACCTCGATCTCGCTCGCACCGCCCACGACCTGGCGCAGGTTGCCGGTCAGGGTGACCCGCGGCATCAGGCCGCCTTGCGCTCGGTCTTGGCCTTCTCGATCGCTTCCAGCACCTTGGGCGGTGACATGGGCAGGGCGGTGAAGCGGATGCCGAGCGCGTTCTCGACCGCGTTGGCGATCGCCGCCATGGGCGGCACGATCGGCGTCTCGCCGACCCCGCGCACGCCGTAGGGGTGGTTCGGGTTCGGCACCTCGACGATCACGGTATCGATCATCGGCACGTCGGAGGCGACGGGAATGCGGTAGTCGAGGAATGCCGCGTTCTGCAGGCGGCCGTCCTCGCCGTAGACGTACTCCTCGTTGAGCGCCCAGCCGATGCCCTGGACCGCGCCGCCCTGGAACTGGCCCTCGACGTAGCTGGGATGGACCGCCTTGCCGGCGTCCTGGATCACCGTGTAGCGCAGGATCGTGACCCGGCCGGTCTCCTTGTCGACCTCGACGTCGACCAGGTGGGTGCCGAAGCTGGGGCCGGCGCCCTGGGCGTTGATCTGGGCGTGGCCGACGATCGGCCCGCCCGTCTTGCCGGCGGTCTTGGCGATCTCGGCGAGCGGCATGGGCGGGTGCTTGCCGGCGTGGGCGCCGTTGGCGACCGCCTTGCCGTCCTCCCAGAGCACGTCCTCGAGCGGCACCTCCCAGAGCTTCGCGGCCCGCTCGCGCAGCTGGCGGATGCACTCGCGCGAGGCCTCGATCACCGCCATGCCGCTGGCGAAGGTGACCCGGCTGCCGCCGGTCAGGAAGGTGTAGCCGAGCGAATCCGTGTCGGCGATGATCGGCCGCACCTGGGCCACGTCGAGCCCCAGCTCCTCGGCCGCCATCATCGAGAGCGAGGCGCGCGAGCCGCCGATGTCCGGCGTGCCGGCGACCAGGGTCGCCGTGCCGTCCTCGGTGATGTTGACCGAGGCGCAGGTCTCGCCGCCGATGTTGAACCAGAAGCCCGAGGCGACGCCGCGCCCCTGGTTCTCGCCCAGCGGCGCCTTGTAGTGTTCGTGCGCCTTGGCCTCCTGCAGGGTCTCGACCAGGCCGATCGGGCCGAACTTGGGGCCGTAGGCCGCCTGGGTGCCCTCCTTGGCGGCGTTCTTCAGGCGGAACTCGACCGGGTCGATGCCGAGCGTCTTGGCCAGCTCGTCGATCACCGATTCGACGGCGTACTCCGAGATCGGCGCGCCCGGCGCGCGGTAGGCCGCCACCTTGGGCCGGTTGACCACGACGTCGTAGCCGACCGACTTGACGTTCTCCAGGTCGTAGGGCGCGAAGGCGCACATGGCGCCCGGCTGGACCGGCGAGCCCTGGAAGGCGCCGGCCTGGTACTTGAGCTCGGCCTCGCCGGCGGTGATCCGGCCGTCCCTGGTCGCGCCAACCTTGATCCGCATGTGGCTGCCCGAGGTCGGGCCGGTGGCGCGGAACACCTCTTCGCGGGTCATGACCAGCTTGACCGGCCGGCCCGCCTTGCGCGACAGGGCGAGCGCCGTCGGCTCAAGGTAGACCACGGTCTTGCCGCCGAAGCCGCCGCCGATCTCGGACGCGGTGACGCGGATCTTGGAGATCTCCATGCCGAGCAGGCGCGCGCAGTGGGCGCGCACCACGTAGTGGCCCTGGGTCGTGCAGAAGAGTTCGGCCTGGCCGTCCTCGGCGACGCTGGCGACGCAGGCGTGGGGCTCGATGTAGGCCTGGTGGATCGGCTTGGTCTCGAAAGTGCGTTCGATCACCGTGTCGGCCTGGGCGAAGCCGGCCTCGACGTCGCCCATCGTGAACTCGACCCGCTTGGCCACGTTGGAGGCCTTGTCCGGCGCCGGCTCGACGCCCTGGGTGAAGAGCGTGTCGTCGAGCAGCGGCGCGTCGGGCTTCATGGCCTCGATCACGTCGATCACGTGGGGCAGCACCTCGTAGTCGACCTCGATCAGCTTGAGCGCCTTCTTGGCGGTCGCGACGCTGGTCGCCGCCACGGCGGCCACGGCGTGGCCCTCGTAGAGCGCCTTCTCCCGCGCCATGACGTTGCGCACGATGTCGCGGTAGTTGACCAGCATCTCGCCGGCCGGCACGAACTCGGACTCCATGTCCTGGAAGTCGTCGCGGGTGACCACCGCCTTGACGCCGGGAAGCGCCTCGGCCTTGCTCGTATCGATCGCGCGGATCCGGGCGTGGGGATGGGGGCTGCGCAGCACCCGGCCGTGCAGCATGCCCGAGAGGTAGAGGTCGGCGCCGAACTTGGCACGCCCGGTCACCTTGTCGACGCCGTCGGGCCGGACCGGCCGCGTGCCGACCCAGTTGAGCGGCTTGACGTTGGGCAGCGCTTTGGACTGGTCGTTCATGCGCCCTCTCCTCTCATGTCGGCCGCCGTGTCGAGCACGGCGCGAACGATCTTGTCGTAGCCGGTGCAGCGGCAGAGGTTGCCGGCCAGCCAGTAGCGCACCTCGGTCTCGCTCGGGTCCGGGTTGCGGTCGAGCAGCGCCTTGGCGGCGACCAGGATTCCCGGCGTGCAGATGCCGCACTGCAGCGCCGCGTGCTCCAGGAACTTCTGCTGCAGGGGATGCAGCTCCTCGCCCTTGGCCATGCCCTCGATGGTCTCGACCTCGCGCTCGGCCACCTCGGGAGCCAGCACCAGGCAGGCGCAGACCAGACGGCCGTCGAGCATCACGCTGCAGGCGCCGCAGTCGCCCGTGCCGCAGCCCTCCTTGCTGCCGGTCAGCTGCAGCTCGTCGCGCAGCACGTCGAGCAGGGTCTGCTCGGGATCGCAGAGGAACTCGACCGAGTCGCCGTTGATCGTGGTCTCGACGTGGACCCGACTCATGCCGCGGTCCTCGCCCGCGCCACGGCGCTCACGGCGGCCCGGCGGGCCAGCACGCCCGCGACCCTGGTGCGGAAGGCGACGGTCCCGCGCTTGTCGTCGATCGGGCGGCAGGCGGCGCTCGCCGCCTCCGCCAGCTTGTCCAGCGCGGCCTCGTCGACCTTGGTGCCGATCAGCGCCGAGGCGGCCTCGGTCACCAGGAGCGCGCGCTCCGCGACCGCGCCCAGGGCGACCCGTGCGTCGCTGCAGGCGCCGTCCTCGTCCAAAGTCAGGTTCACCCCGGCGCCGACCACCGCGATATCCATCTCGGTGCGCGGGATGAAGCGCAGATAGGCGTCGCCCGAGCGCGGCGGGCGCGCCGGAAACTGGAACGAGACGACGATCTCGCCCTTGGCCAGCGAGGTCTGCCCCGGGCCGGTCGCGACGTCCTCGACCGGGACCTGGCGCCGGCCGTCCGGTCCCGCCACGGTGGCGAGCGCCCCGGCCGCGATCAGCGCCGGCACGGAATCGGCGGCGGGGGAGGCGTTGCACAGGTTGCCGCCCATGGTCGCCCGGCCCTGGATCTGGGTCGAGCCGATCAGCTCCATCGCCTCGACCACGCCCGGCCACGCCGCCTTGAGCGCGGCGTGCTCGCCCATCTCGGCGCCGGTCACCGCCGCGCCGACGGAGAAGCCGCCGTCCTTCTCGGAAATCCGGCGCAGGTCGGGGATGCGCTTGAGATCGACCACAAGCTCGGGATCGATCAGGTCCGCGCGCAGCTGGACCAGCAGGTCGGTGCCGCCCGCCAGCACCCGCGCGTTGTCGCCCGACGCGGTCAGCAGCATCACCGCCGCCTCGACCGTGAAGGGCGCCTCGTACTGTAATCCGCTCATACGTCTCCCAGCGTCCGTTCAGCACCAAAATTCGCGCGACATCTTGGCCGTTCCGCCGTCTCGACGCCAGCGCTTATGATAGCGGCCGCAATCGTCCGTTGAAGCGATGTTTTGGTTACGATCTTTTCGCGCAGGGCAAGCGGCTTTCACCAGTCCCGCCCGCTCCGGGCTTTCTGGAAGCGCTGCCCGCTGATACGTAGAGGCGGTCGAAGGGCAAGAAGAGATGGGAGAAGGGCCATGAGCGGGGACATGCTGGGGCGGCTGGACGACCTGCCGCGGATCCGGCTCGGACACGCGCCGACGCCGCTGGAGCCTATGGACCGGCTCACCGAGGTCCTGGGGACGGACGCCCGCCTGCTGGTGAAGCGCGACGACTGCACCGGCCTCGCCATGGGCGGCAACAAGGTACGCCAGCTCGAGTTCTACCTCGGCGAGGCCCGGGCGCAGGAGGCCGACACCGTCCTCATCACCGGCGCGGTGCAGTCGAACTTCGTCCGCCTCGCCGCCGCCGCCGCCCGCACCCAGGGCATGGACTGCCACATCCAACTGGAGGAGCGGGTGCCCGGCAAGACCGACCCGCTCTACCGCGAGTCGGGCAACGTCCTACTCGACCGCCTGCTCGGCGCCACGCTGCACAGCTATCCGGAGGGCGAGGACGAGGCCGGGGCCGACCGGCGCCTGGGCGAGATCGCCGCCGGGCTCGAGGCCGAGGGCCGCCGCCCCTACATCATCCCGCTGGCGCCGGGGCACAAGCCGCTCGGCGCGCTGGGCTACGTGGTCGCCGCGCGCGAGATCCTCTCGCAGCTGGCGGAACGGGGCCTGGCGCTGGACGAAATCGTCGTGCCCTCGGGCAGCGGCAACACCCACGCCGGCATCCTCTACGGCCTCCGCGCGCTGGGTTGCCGGGTGCGGGTCACCGGCGTCTGCGTGCGCCGCCCGGCCGAGATACAGACCGGCCGCATCGCCGGCCGCTGCGGCGAGATCGCCGATCTGCTGGAGGTCGAGAACCCGGTCGCCGAGGCCGACGTGATCGTCGACGACACGGCCTTCTGGCCCGGCTACGGGCAGCTCAACCAGGCGACGCTCGATGCCATCGCCCTGGCCGCCCAGACCGAGGCGCTGATCCTCGACCCGGTCTACACCGGCAAGTCCATGGCCGGCTTCATCGAGCGCGCCAAGGAGGCCGAGCCGGGACGGGTCCTCCTCTACCTGCACACCGGCGGCATCCCCGCCGTCTTCGCCTACGGTCCCGCGCTGGCGGACGCGGTGGTCTAGCGGGGCTGCTGAGAAAGTGCTCAGTCAGGACCATCACCCTTCGACAAGCTCAGGGTGAGGGCGAAATGTCGCAAGTACTTACCCTCATCCTGAGCATGTCGAAGGATGACCGTGATCAAGGGCTCCAGGCTTTTCCATCATCCTGCTGGAGAAAACCCCCTCAACCGGCGAAGCTTGCGCGCTCCCGAGCACGGACCCTACCATCCCTCGACAGGGAACCACCCGGCGGAAGGAGGCGGCCATGGGTAAGGCGCTGACCGAGCGGCAATCCGAGCAATACCATCGCGACGGGTTCTTCTTCCCGGTTCCGGTGCTCTCCGAAGAGGAAGTCGCGGATCTCCGGGGCAGGCTGGAAGCCGTCGAGGCGCGCCAGGGCGGCGCCCTACAGCAGCCGCAGCGCAACAAGGCGCACCTGCTGTTCAAATGGCTCGACGACCTGATGCGCGATCCGCGCGTGGTCGATCCGATCGAGGACCTGATCGGCCCGGACATCCTCTGCTGGAACACGCTCTTCTGGATAAAGGAGCCGGGCAGTCGGTCCTTCGTCTCCTGGCACCAGGACATACACTACTGGGGACTGGACGGCGGCGAGGTGGTCTCGGCCTGGATCGCCCTGTCGCCGGCGAGCGTGGAGAGCGGCTGCATGCGCGTCCTGCCCGGGACCCACGTCGGCGAGACCCTCGCCCATGAGGACCGCTACCACGAGTCCAACATGTTGACCCGGGGCCAGGAGGTCGCCGAGGCGATCGACGAGACCGTGGCGGTCCACATGCCGCTCGAGCCCGGCCAGATGTCGCTCCACTCGGTGCGGCTCGCCCACGCTTCGGGCCCGAACACCACGGACGATCGGCGGATCGGCGTATCGCTGCACTACATGCCGACCTGCGCCCGTCAGAAGCTGGCCGACTGGGACAGCGCGGCGCTTGTGCGCGGACGCGACGACTTCGGCCACTTCGAACACACGCCGCGACCGCAAACGGACTTCGCGGCCGACACCGTGGCCTTCCACGAGAAGGCCAGCGGCGCCGTCCGCGACATCCTCTACCAGGGTGCGGAACGCCAGACCGGGCGCCTCTAGACGCCCGGTCCAAGTTTCGGTCAGTCCTCCCGGTCGAAGAACACGAGGGTGCGGATCTCGATGCTCTCGCGCGGCGCGGCGTCCGGCCGGGTGGTCGGATCGTCGAAGGCGGTGTGCGGCGCGAAGCGGGCCGTGCCGTCCTCCAAGGAATCGTAGCCCTTGATCAGGAGCGCCTCGTCCCGGGTCATCTCGGGCACGTAGTACCATCGGTGCGCCGGATTGTAGGCGACCTCGTAGATCTCGCCCCGCCGGTCCGGATAGACCAGGTCGGCCGCCACCAGGTCCTCGGCCGGCACGGAAGCGGCGTGGGCCAGCGCCAGGGGCGCGGTCTCGACCGGGCCGCGGATCGGCCGCCAGACGTTGACCACGGCGACCCGGCCCTGGAGCAACGCCCCGGCCTCCTCGGGCAGCAGGTCGCGCACCCGCTGCGGCCCGGACTTGGCCGTGTAGTCGTTGTGCGCCCGGCGCACCGGGGCATGGAACTTGGCCTGCTCCTCATGGCGGCCGCCGTCGACCCGCAGCATGTGGTCGAAGACCAGCACCCGGCTGGCCCCGGTCGCCTCTTTGACCAGGCGCGCCATCTCCGGGTAGTAGACCCGCTCGACCTCCGCCTCGTCCTGGAAGTCGGTGACGGCGGTCTCGTGCCTGACCAGGGCGAAGCCCTCGCGATCCAGCGAGAGCGCGGCGGCGTGCGGCCGGGCGTCCCGGATCGTCACCTTGCGCGGACCGTAGGTGGCCGTGCGCTCGGGCTCGCGGGTGCCTTCCGGGGTGATGTGGATTACCGGCTTCTGGTCATTGCCGAGCAGAAAGGTGATCTCGGCCTCGACGGTCTTGCCGCTCTCGGCGGCGGCCTTGTCGGCCTTGGGGCGGCTCAGCACGCCGGCGGCGCCGGCCGAGCTGAAAGCCGTGGTGGTCGTGTCCTGCAGCATGTCCTGGCTCCTTCTCGGTTAGCATGATCGAGGTTTGATCTAGGATGTCCTGAAACCCAAGATTGGCCGGTCTTTGCATCATTTCGAGAGAATTGGGATCATGGTATCTTGAATTCTGTTCATGTTTAGGCCAGATCGTTCCCATGGCCGAGACGCAGAACTGGCTGCCGCCCTTCCCCGCCCTCCGGGCGTTCCACGCCGCCGCCCGCCACGGCCGGTTCCGCGACGCCGCCCGGGAGCTCGGCGTCACCGAGTCGGCGATCAGCCACCAGGTGCGGCGCCTCGAGGACTTCCTCCGGGTCCCCCTGTTCGAGCGCAACGGGCCGCGGGTCAGCCTGACCGCCCAGGGGGCGCGCTATCTGGAAGAGATCGACCCGGCGCTGAACCGCATTCAGGACGCGACCCGGGCGCTCATGGGGCCGAAGGAGCGAGGCCGCGTGGCGCTGACCCTGCCGCCCTCGCTGGCGATCCTCTGGCTGATCCCGAACCTGGCGGCCTTCGAGGAGGCCTGCCCGGAGATCGACCTCCAGCTGGTCACCACGACCCGCCTCCTGGACCTGCGGCGCGAGCAGGTCGACCTGGCGATCCGCCATGGGCGCGGCCCCTGGGCCGACGTCGAATCGGATTTCCTGCTCGCCGAGACGACCATGCCGGTCTGCAGGCCGGGCTACCTGGAAGGCGAATCGCCCCTGGATTTCCGGGCGCTGCCGAAAGGCGCGCGACTGATCGTCAACGGCTACTTCCCCGACGAGTGGGACGAGTGGGCTCGGGCGCACGGCCTCGAGGCGCCGCCGCTAGAGCGCGCGCTGCGTCTGGAATCCCAGGAGCTGGTGCTGGAAGCGGCGGAGAACGGCCTGGGTCTCGCGATCGGCCGCAGCCCCCTGGTCGACGGCCGCCTCGCGTCCGGCGCGCTGGTCGCCCCCTTCGGCACGCCCGACGTCTCGGCGGCGGGCTACCACCTCTGCTGGGCCAAGGACAGCCAGCCGACCGCCGCCTCCCGCCGCGTCGCCCGCTGGCTGCGCGACTTCAGCGCCCGCACCGCGCCGAAGTGAAAAGCTATCCCTCTGTGCGCTCTGTGCCCTTACTTGGAATTACGCGACCAGCCGCCGAAGCCCGTCCTTCAAAGCCATGGCATTGAAGTTCATCAAGAGACCGGTTTGCAGCCCGCTCAGCTTCAGGTAGGTCAGAAGCTGTGCGTCGTGAATAGGCAGAAGACGGTCGACCGACTTCACCTCGACAATCAAGGCCTCGTCCACGACCAGATCGATGCGATAACCGCAATCCAAGTTCACCGACTTGTAGGCGATGGGCAACGGCATCTGGCGTCGAAACGGCAGTGCATGCGTTTCAAGCTCATAGCACAGGCACTGTTCGTAGGCGGACTCCAGAAGCCCCGGCGCGAGGCTCCGATGAACTTCGATCGCCAGGCCGATCACTTTCTCCGTGAGCGGATCACGTGGCGAAGCATCGGCCCCTGAAGTCACTTTCCAAGCCTCCCTTGCCTTTGAACACCAAAAAAAGCATTTCACCACAGAGACACAGAGAGCACAGAGAAACAAAAAGAGTGGTTTGCGCGCGAAGCGCGCCAAAAGAACCGTGGTTTTTCCTCTGTGTTCTCTGTGTCTCTGTGGTGAATCTTCTCTTTTTTTGGAACCGAGGACCTACGCCGCAGAGGTGAAGAGTCGGCGGTCGGTGCGGGTCAGGCGTTCCGGGGCGTCGTCGGTCACCAGGACGGTCTCGCTGAAGCCGAGGCCCTTGGCCGCGGCGTACATGTGGAAGACCATGCCGGGCTCCAGCGGCCAGTCGGCATCGGGCAGGAAGATGCCGGTGAAGTCGCTGGTGCGGGGGTTCCAGGGCATGTAGAGGCCCAGCGTGTAGCCCGAGACGTTGTGCAGCTCGCCGTCCAGCCCGGCCGCTCGGAGGCCCTCGCGCAGGACGGCGTCGACCCGCGCCGCCGGCACGCCGGCCCGCATGGCCGCGATCTGCCGGTCCTGGAGCTCGATCAGCAGGCCGGCCGTGTCACGCTGCGCCGCGCCCGGGGCGCCGATCACGGTCGGCCGCATGATCCGGGCGCAGTAGCCCTGGACCCGGGGAATGAGCTCGGCGTGCAGCACGTCGCCGGGCTCCAGCGGATCGTCGGTCAGCCGCGGATGCAGGAAGGCAGCGTCGCCGCGCACCGCCGTGACCGGTCCGACAAAGCCGTTGTCAGCGCCTTCCTGGTAGTAGACGGAAGCCGCGGTCCCGGCGGCGTCCCGCGCCGAGCGCCCGGTCGCCGCCTGGGCGACCACCGCCGCCATGGCCGTGTCGGCGACCGCCGAGGCCTTGCGCAGGTAAGCGATCTCCGCCGCCGACTTGCGCGCCCGCAGTCGGGTCAGGAGGTCGCCCAGGTCGACCAACTCGGCCGACGGCAGAAGCCGGCCATAGCGCTGGTAGTCCCTGACGCTGAGCGCCGTCGACTCGTGATCGAGTCCGAGCCGGCCGTTCTGCCAGCCCCGCGCCTCGATGACCGCAGCGACCGCGGCGATCGGGTCCTCCCAATCGGCGAAGCCTATAGCGTCGTCGAACCAAATCTGCTCGCGGCAGTGACCCAGGTCGAGGTTGCGCAGAACGTAGACCGGCGCGCCTCTCTGCGGCACCAGGCAGGCCCGGTAGCGCGTCTGGGAGACGGCGTAGCCGGTCAGGTGGAACAGCGCTTCGCCCTGGTCCAGGATCGCCAGGTCGACATCGCGTTCGGCCATGGCCAGCTGCAACGCGGCCAGTCGGCCTTCGAACTCCTCCCGGGTGAAGGGCATCCCTTGCAACTCCTCACGTGGCGCCAGGCGCCGCCTCGAGTTTCTGAGGCTACCGGACCCCCGGCGACCCGTCGAGCGGCGGTAATCCTTGACCTGCGGCGGCGGGAACGCCAATGCTGACGTGTTACGCCGCCCCGGTGGCGCGTTCGGCCGCCGATTCGGGTGCGAAACGGGCGCGCTCGCGCCGAGCGGGCCCGGGTTCACCGAGGAAGGGGAGCCCGCGAGTGACATG encodes:
- a CDS encoding (2Fe-2S)-binding protein, giving the protein MSRVHVETTINGDSVEFLCDPEQTLLDVLRDELQLTGSKEGCGTGDCGACSVMLDGRLVCACLVLAPEVAEREVETIEGMAKGEELHPLQQKFLEHAALQCGICTPGILVAAKALLDRNPDPSETEVRYWLAGNLCRCTGYDKIVRAVLDTAADMRGEGA
- a CDS encoding xanthine dehydrogenase family protein subunit M, with amino-acid sequence MSGLQYEAPFTVEAAVMLLTASGDNARVLAGGTDLLVQLRADLIDPELVVDLKRIPDLRRISEKDGGFSVGAAVTGAEMGEHAALKAAWPGVVEAMELIGSTQIQGRATMGGNLCNASPAADSVPALIAAGALATVAGPDGRRQVPVEDVATGPGQTSLAKGEIVVSFQFPARPPRSGDAYLRFIPRTEMDIAVVGAGVNLTLDEDGACSDARVALGAVAERALLVTEAASALIGTKVDEAALDKLAEAASAACRPIDDKRGTVAFRTRVAGVLARRAAVSAVARARTAA
- a CDS encoding aromatic ring-hydroxylating dioxygenase subunit alpha, whose translation is MARDNVLRIDFDKDVGAEAERGYTLPARYYLDPEVYEREKQAIFYRNWHFVAHASQLRDAGDYVTLRLADESLCVVRGGDGQLRGFFNVCKHRAHELLSGTGNTRTIVCPYHAWVYALDGRLENARKTEELPGFDKSGICLTEFKVEEAAGLVFVSLDPEAEPLESVAGDLLDDLRSRIPNLEAFRVVETFSFGESAGMKANWKVVVDNFLECYHCTPAHPAFADMIDLPSYQVDTARLWSRQLGPKTSAHNRAYDFDAAGAFPGAAFWYFWPTTTINLMPGSGHLAILSILPVDLETTVFAGQRLALGDDAEENQAAFDYLGAVLGPEDQGLCESVQRGLKSRSYNQGRFVVHPAESGISEHAVHHFHRLVLDALDEG
- a CDS encoding MoaD/ThiS family protein; this translates as MPRVTLTGNLRQVVGGASEIEVEAETVRQLFTALGERYPALKPHLDAGPAVAIDGQIYQDAWLQPIPPDAEVHIMPQIAGG
- the betI gene encoding transcriptional regulator BetI, with the translated sequence MRTRIEDVRRRDLTEAALETLRRHGLQGATVARVASTLGMSQGIVHHYFKDKTALLEAAMRRANAELSAEVVALLRTAQTPRERLMAVIEGNFAARSFTPEVARAWLAFLAEVPRAPGFARIQRVMQRRMHSNLLHGFKAVLPRPKAERAASGLAVLIDGLWLRLAQGVQPVDRPEALAIARGYLDQWLGETPGDSSNGGATR
- a CDS encoding D-cysteine desulfhydrase family protein, which translates into the protein MSGDMLGRLDDLPRIRLGHAPTPLEPMDRLTEVLGTDARLLVKRDDCTGLAMGGNKVRQLEFYLGEARAQEADTVLITGAVQSNFVRLAAAAARTQGMDCHIQLEERVPGKTDPLYRESGNVLLDRLLGATLHSYPEGEDEAGADRRLGEIAAGLEAEGRRPYIIPLAPGHKPLGALGYVVAAREILSQLAERGLALDEIVVPSGSGNTHAGILYGLRALGCRVRVTGVCVRRPAEIQTGRIAGRCGEIADLLEVENPVAEADVIVDDTAFWPGYGQLNQATLDAIALAAQTEALILDPVYTGKSMAGFIERAKEAEPGRVLLYLHTGGIPAVFAYGPALADAVV
- a CDS encoding DMT family transporter codes for the protein MTSALLRARPDLLPTLAVALSGALWGLFWIPMRVAEEGGLPGGWGAAVFFLPAVAVLVPAALRRRGALKAGGLGLIITGFLTGSAFAFYAVSLAYTDVVRSILLFYLTPVWSTILGRFLLGERITATRLAALALGLAGLAVILGAEGGFPWPRNAGDWLALAAGIGWAYGSLRVYQDEATPGSGAGVFEQVFVFLACGWVVTLAVLLMLPGGAPAPPLSALSSEAAIVLGVLALATLPTAFLILWGASRLSPARVGILLMMEIVVGVTTAALWAGEAFGLPEVAGTLLILSAAAAESLRRPG
- a CDS encoding xanthine dehydrogenase family protein molybdopterin-binding subunit, translating into MNDQSKALPNVKPLNWVGTRPVRPDGVDKVTGRAKFGADLYLSGMLHGRVLRSPHPHARIRAIDTSKAEALPGVKAVVTRDDFQDMESEFVPAGEMLVNYRDIVRNVMAREKALYEGHAVAAVAATSVATAKKALKLIEVDYEVLPHVIDVIEAMKPDAPLLDDTLFTQGVEPAPDKASNVAKRVEFTMGDVEAGFAQADTVIERTFETKPIHQAYIEPHACVASVAEDGQAELFCTTQGHYVVRAHCARLLGMEISKIRVTASEIGGGFGGKTVVYLEPTALALSRKAGRPVKLVMTREEVFRATGPTSGSHMRIKVGATRDGRITAGEAELKYQAGAFQGSPVQPGAMCAFAPYDLENVKSVGYDVVVNRPKVAAYRAPGAPISEYAVESVIDELAKTLGIDPVEFRLKNAAKEGTQAAYGPKFGPIGLVETLQEAKAHEHYKAPLGENQGRGVASGFWFNIGGETCASVNITEDGTATLVAGTPDIGGSRASLSMMAAEELGLDVAQVRPIIADTDSLGYTFLTGGSRVTFASGMAVIEASRECIRQLRERAAKLWEVPLEDVLWEDGKAVANGAHAGKHPPMPLAEIAKTAGKTGGPIVGHAQINAQGAGPSFGTHLVDVEVDKETGRVTILRYTVIQDAGKAVHPSYVEGQFQGGAVQGIGWALNEEYVYGEDGRLQNAAFLDYRIPVASDVPMIDTVIVEVPNPNHPYGVRGVGETPIVPPMAAIANAVENALGIRFTALPMSPPKVLEAIEKAKTERKAA